One genomic segment of Clostridium estertheticum subsp. estertheticum includes these proteins:
- a CDS encoding AAA family ATPase has product MTKTIIRIQKIELTGFKNIQEGIIDLSGYRQKKYYSAKSDIIGIYGQNGSGKTTIVEAFKLFKIIASGEKLPEDIKNYIHELEESATLKFVFYIELKDQRLLVYYQFSLRRKEGFAELYNEKLSYSQINEDNKKRKIDIIEYLIDLKDTYILPKARYNELIRNNKENEFNLEVGKRLSIKEKTSFIFNDSLEEIFKSNSMSNDYFNVINVIKHFARVNLFVITNEHSATISLNYMPLSFRMEDEDCVTSGDIAINLLGTSNIDKKRYNIATRIIKQLNMVLSTIIPNLQLEINNLGNEISKNGKEVVRIQLLSIKKDIKIPLKYESEGIKKIISILSTLISMFNNPAICLIVDELDAGIFEYLLGELLKIIEQEGKGQFIFTSHNLRPLEMLEKESLVFSTTNPQNRFIRIMNVKSNNNLRNVYLRGVDLGGLNECIYEETNSFEIAHAFRKAGDILYEE; this is encoded by the coding sequence ATGACAAAAACAATTATAAGAATACAAAAGATTGAACTTACGGGGTTTAAGAATATTCAGGAGGGAATTATAGATTTGTCAGGTTATAGACAAAAAAAATATTATAGTGCTAAATCAGATATAATTGGGATTTATGGACAAAATGGTTCAGGAAAAACCACTATAGTAGAAGCTTTTAAATTATTTAAAATAATAGCAAGTGGTGAAAAATTACCAGAAGATATTAAAAATTATATACACGAATTAGAAGAATCAGCTACATTAAAATTTGTTTTCTATATTGAACTAAAAGATCAAAGGTTATTAGTGTATTACCAGTTTTCCCTAAGGCGAAAAGAAGGGTTTGCAGAATTATATAATGAGAAGTTAAGTTATTCTCAAATAAATGAGGATAATAAAAAAAGAAAAATTGATATAATCGAATATCTTATAGATTTAAAGGATACATATATATTGCCGAAGGCTCGTTATAACGAGTTAATAAGAAATAATAAAGAAAATGAATTTAATCTTGAAGTGGGTAAAAGGTTATCGATAAAGGAAAAAACATCTTTTATTTTTAACGATAGTTTGGAAGAAATTTTTAAAAGTAATTCTATGAGCAATGATTATTTTAATGTTATTAATGTTATTAAACATTTTGCTAGAGTAAATTTATTTGTAATAACCAATGAACATTCAGCAACTATAAGCCTTAATTATATGCCATTAAGTTTTAGAATGGAGGATGAGGACTGTGTAACTAGTGGAGATATCGCAATTAACCTACTCGGAACGTCAAATATAGATAAAAAAAGGTATAATATAGCGACAAGAATTATAAAACAGTTGAATATGGTGTTAAGCACTATTATTCCTAATTTACAGTTAGAGATTAATAATTTAGGAAATGAGATATCTAAAAATGGAAAAGAAGTAGTAAGAATACAATTACTTTCAATTAAAAAAGATATAAAGATTCCTTTGAAATATGAATCTGAAGGTATTAAAAAGATAATTTCTATTTTAAGCACCTTAATCTCCATGTTTAATAACCCAGCAATTTGTTTAATAGTTGATGAACTTGATGCTGGTATATTTGAGTATTTGTTAGGGGAATTATTAAAGATAATTGAGCAAGAAGGAAAAGGTCAATTTATATTTACGTCACACAATCTACGACCACTCGAGATGTTAGAAAAAGAATCATTGGTATTTAGTACGACTAATCCTCAGAACAGATTTATAAGAATAATGAATGTAAAAAGTAACAATAATCTACGAAATGTATATTTGCGTGGGGTTGATTTGGGTGGACTTAATGAGTGTATATATGAAGAGACTAATAGTTTTGAGATTGCACACGCATTTAGAAAAGCTGGTGACATTCTTTATGAAGAGTAA
- a CDS encoding amino acid permease, translating to MDIWKKKTLEQMLHSAEKSDLKKNLTSKDLAALGIGAVVGTGIFVSTGVGAHLAGPAVVLSFIVAAVISALCALTYSELATMFPVAGSTYAYSYVAFGELIAWIIGWDLMLEYLVSSAAVASGWSGTFVGLLSSAGLNLPNAIIKTPSAGGIIDMPAVLITMFVTWILFIGIKESAKLNNKIVLIKVGVIILFVILGVFHINVANYKPFAPFGWSGVMAGASIIFFAYIGFDAVSTAAEETINPKRDVPRGLAICLGIVIILYIAVALVITGMVPYKEIIENNAVPGALARFGINWGAALVGTGAVIGMISTLLVMLYGQIRVFMVMSRDGLLPKVFSKVHPIHKTPTLCTIITGSIAGIMAGFLPLDEIIKLCNIGTLFAFILVSIGVIVLRKTMPNIERKFKCPWVPVLPIISALACIYLMSALPLVTWIRFIIWLLIGIVIYFVYSRHHSLLQKEK from the coding sequence ATGGATATTTGGAAAAAGAAAACCTTAGAACAAATGTTACATTCAGCCGAAAAATCAGATTTAAAGAAGAATCTTACATCAAAAGACCTTGCAGCACTTGGAATAGGTGCAGTTGTTGGTACAGGGATCTTTGTTTCAACTGGTGTTGGAGCTCATCTAGCAGGGCCTGCAGTTGTTTTATCATTTATAGTAGCCGCGGTAATAAGTGCCCTTTGCGCTCTTACTTATTCTGAACTTGCTACAATGTTTCCAGTTGCGGGAAGTACCTATGCATACTCTTATGTTGCCTTTGGCGAATTAATAGCTTGGATTATAGGATGGGACTTAATGCTTGAGTATTTGGTTTCTTCCGCTGCAGTTGCATCTGGATGGTCAGGAACCTTTGTAGGTTTATTAAGTTCCGCAGGTCTAAATTTGCCTAATGCAATAATTAAAACTCCCTCAGCTGGTGGAATTATTGACATGCCTGCTGTTCTTATAACTATGTTTGTAACTTGGATATTATTTATAGGCATAAAAGAAAGTGCAAAATTGAATAATAAAATTGTTTTGATAAAAGTCGGTGTAATTATTTTATTTGTGATACTTGGAGTATTCCATATTAATGTAGCTAACTATAAACCATTTGCTCCATTTGGTTGGAGTGGTGTTATGGCTGGTGCTTCGATTATATTCTTTGCATATATTGGTTTTGACGCAGTTTCAACTGCTGCCGAAGAAACTATAAACCCAAAGAGGGATGTACCACGTGGACTTGCAATTTGCCTAGGTATAGTAATTATACTTTACATTGCAGTTGCACTTGTTATAACTGGTATGGTTCCATATAAAGAAATAATTGAGAACAATGCTGTTCCAGGAGCTCTTGCAAGATTTGGCATCAATTGGGGAGCAGCCCTTGTTGGAACTGGAGCAGTTATCGGTATGATTTCAACACTACTTGTAATGCTTTATGGACAAATTAGAGTATTTATGGTTATGTCAAGAGATGGGTTACTTCCAAAGGTTTTTTCAAAGGTACACCCTATTCACAAAACCCCTACTCTTTGCACAATAATAACAGGTAGTATTGCTGGAATAATGGCCGGTTTTCTACCATTAGATGAAATAATAAAACTATGCAATATAGGTACATTATTTGCATTCATTCTAGTTTCAATAGGAGTTATAGTTCTTAGAAAAACTATGCCGAATATTGAAAGAAAATTTAAGTGTCCATGGGTACCAGTTCTACCTATCATTTCTGCACTTGCTTGTATTTATTTAATGTCAGCCTTACCACTAGTTACATGGATTAGATTTATAATTTGGTTATTAATTGGAATAGTGATTTACTTTGTGTATAGTAGACATCACAGTTTACTTCAAAAAGAAAAATAA
- a CDS encoding alpha/beta hydrolase: MINKTIDLWGEFPYKNKGNDDFRPTLDTYLLNGDKIRGAVLICPGGAYAYTSLREAEPIAIKFNAAGFHAFVLYYSVAPNKYPQSLLDLSRAMCILRENSKEWKIDVNKIAVCGFSAGGHLASSLGVYWDESYLKGVPGIEVGKNNPNAQILCYPVITSGVFTHENSLCNLIGDNASESLKEKMSLEHNVSEKTPPTFLWHTFEDDSVPVENTLLFAKALRNKKIPFELHIYPEGPHGLSLANEETREEGKGVYPNVATWMELCITWLTNLFSKK; the protein is encoded by the coding sequence ATGATAAATAAGACTATTGATTTGTGGGGTGAATTTCCATATAAAAATAAAGGAAATGATGATTTTAGACCAACTTTAGATACATATTTACTTAATGGAGATAAAATAAGGGGAGCTGTTTTAATATGCCCAGGAGGGGCATATGCTTATACATCATTAAGAGAAGCTGAACCTATAGCTATTAAATTTAACGCTGCGGGCTTTCATGCATTTGTTTTATATTATAGTGTTGCTCCAAACAAGTATCCACAATCATTGCTAGATTTATCAAGGGCAATGTGTATACTTCGTGAAAATTCTAAAGAGTGGAAAATAGATGTTAATAAAATTGCGGTGTGTGGCTTTTCCGCAGGTGGGCATTTAGCTTCAAGTCTTGGAGTTTATTGGGATGAGTCTTATTTAAAAGGGGTACCTGGAATTGAGGTAGGTAAAAATAATCCAAATGCTCAAATTTTATGTTATCCTGTAATAACATCAGGAGTATTTACTCATGAAAACTCACTTTGCAATTTGATAGGAGATAATGCCAGCGAGTCATTAAAGGAGAAGATGTCATTAGAACATAATGTTTCAGAGAAAACACCACCTACATTTTTATGGCATACATTTGAAGATGACTCAGTACCGGTTGAAAATACATTGTTATTTGCTAAGGCGTTAAGAAACAAAAAAATACCTTTTGAATTACACATATACCCAGAAGGACCACATGGGTTATCGCTTGCTAATGAAGAAACTAGGGAAGAAGGAAAAGGGGTTTATCCCAATGTTGCTACTTGGATGGAATTGTGTATTACGTGGTTAACTAATCTATTCTCAAAGAAATAG
- a CDS encoding DUF3048 domain-containing protein has product MKNKSKLVLCILVSMFFLSQGCGKKVDTTIQLKPKPAVKTSQKYISPYTGEEVTKEVFSNIAALAIIENSLDARPQSGLNDADIVYETMAEGGIPRFITLFQKESPKKIGPIRSARAYFLDISKEYNLPFAHCGGSEEALLKINGEKLMSMNEMTNASTYWRDSIRKAPHNLYTSTDKLRELIKIKKFVYSPRDTLKFDKSYWDNTKLNKASDILLTLNKYYNTRYTYKNGLYLKSMDGKSSTDKENKLPLSVKNVVVQITTIKTQVDGSHLDIKLVGTGNGYVISNGKYVKMFWTKKTTTSKTLLTDEKGNILPLNPGKTWWNIVDKNAVIDIK; this is encoded by the coding sequence TTGAAAAATAAATCTAAACTAGTATTATGTATACTTGTTTCAATGTTTTTTTTATCCCAGGGGTGTGGCAAAAAAGTTGATACTACAATACAACTCAAACCAAAACCCGCTGTAAAAACCTCTCAAAAATATATCTCACCCTATACTGGTGAAGAGGTAACAAAGGAAGTCTTCTCTAATATTGCTGCACTTGCAATAATCGAAAACTCTTTAGATGCAAGACCTCAATCTGGATTAAATGATGCAGACATAGTTTATGAAACCATGGCAGAGGGTGGAATTCCTAGGTTTATAACATTGTTTCAAAAGGAGAGTCCAAAAAAGATTGGACCAATTAGAAGCGCTCGGGCTTATTTCTTAGATATTTCAAAGGAATATAATTTGCCTTTTGCTCATTGTGGTGGAAGCGAAGAAGCTCTTCTTAAAATAAATGGAGAAAAATTAATGAGCATGAACGAAATGACGAATGCCTCTACCTATTGGAGGGATTCGATAAGGAAAGCTCCTCATAACCTTTATACCTCCACAGATAAATTAAGAGAGCTTATCAAAATTAAAAAATTTGTGTACTCACCTAGGGATACATTAAAATTTGATAAAAGCTATTGGGATAATACTAAACTAAATAAAGCATCAGATATATTATTAACTTTAAATAAATATTACAATACTAGATACACTTATAAAAATGGACTTTACCTAAAAAGCATGGATGGAAAATCTTCTACTGATAAAGAAAATAAACTTCCCTTAAGCGTTAAAAATGTAGTTGTCCAAATAACTACAATTAAAACTCAAGTAGATGGGAGTCATTTAGACATTAAACTTGTGGGCACAGGAAATGGTTATGTTATAAGTAATGGCAAATATGTTAAAATGTTTTGGACTAAAAAAACTACAACTTCAAAAACACTACTAACAGATGAAAAAGGGAATATTTTACCTTTAAATCCAGGAAAGACTTGGTGGAATATCGTAGATAAAAACGCAGTTATAGATATAAAATAA